The following DNA comes from Rhodopseudomonas boonkerdii.
ATCAAGAACACCATCGACATGCCGAACACCAGCATGCGGAATTGCTCGAGGCCGCGGAACAGCTCAAAGCCGCCGATCAGCGCGAGCGCCGCAAGCGCGACGCCGAGCTGCGAGCCCATGCCGCCGAGTACGACGATGGCGAGCACCAGAGCGGACTCGTGGAACGTGAAAGACTCCGGACTGATGAAGCCCTGGCGGGTGGCGAAGAAGGCGCCGGCAAAGCCGCCGAACATGGCGCCGATGGCGAAGGCCGTAAGCTTCGTGGTCGTGGTGTTGATGCCGAGCGCGCGACAGGCAACTTCGTCCTCGCGCAAGGCCTCCCAGGCGCGACCGATCGGCAGGCGGCGCAGGCGGATCGTCGCCCAGTTGGTGATCAGCGCGAGCGCCAGGATCAGGTAGAACAGGAAGACGATGCGGTGCGTCGGCGAAAAGTCGATACCGAGCAGGGCGGCGAGGCCGTCGTCCCCCGGCGTCAGTGGAATGCCGAACATGGACGGGCGCGGAACGCCGGAAATGCCGTTCGGGCCACCGGTGAGCGATTGCCAGTTCAAGAGCACGAGACGGATGATCTCACCGAACGCCAGTGTGACGATGGCGAGATAGTCGCCGCGCAGGCGCAGCACCGGGAAGCCGAGCAGGATGCCGAAGAAGGCGGCGAGGATGCCGGCCAGCGGCAGGCAGATCCAGAACGACCAGCCGAAGGTGGTTGCCAGCAGCGCGTAGGAATAGGCGCCGACGGCATAAAATGCGACGTAGCCGAGATCGAGCAGCCCGGCGAGGCCGACGACGATATTGAGACCCCAGCCGAGCATCACATAAGTCAGCACGAGAATGCCGAGATCGAGAATGTAGCGCTCGTTGTAAAAGATCACCGGCACGAGGAAGGTGAAGATCAGCAGCACCGGCACCAGGGCCCGGCCGGCGAACGAGAGTGCCCGGGTGGCGGAAGGCGGCATGGCCCGCACAGTCTCGACGGGACCCCACCAGTGACGCAGGAGTTCGATCAGGATGCTGCCGCCGAACACCGTGGCGACCATGGCCGCGAGATCGCCGAAGCGTGTCCAGTAAACGAGCTGCCCGGTCGGGCCGGCTTCGGTGCGTACGCCGATCATCAGCGAGAACAGCACCAGCGCCACCAGCGCGGAGATGACCGCCTTCTTGAGGATGAATGTGGCGTCGAGGCCGCGGGCAGTTTTGCTTGATGTCGATGCTACTGCCACGCCGGATTCTACCTCAGACTTTTTCGACTTCGGGGCGGCCGAGCAAGCCGGTCGGCAGGAAGATCAGCACGACGATCAGGATCGAAAAGGCGGCGACGTCCTTGTACTCCGTCGAGAAATAGGCCGACCACAGCGTCTCGATCAGGCCGATCAGCAATCCGCCGAGCATGGCGCCGGGCAGCGAGCCGATGCCGCCGAGCACGGCGGCGGTGAAGGCCTTGATGCCGGCAACGAAGCCCATGAAGAAATCCACGAGACCGTAGTAGAGCAGGTACATCATGCCGGCGACGGCGGCGAGGGCGGCGCCGATGACGAAGGTCATGGAGATGGTGCGATCGACATCGACGCCGAGCAGCGAGGCCATCTTCTGGTCCTGCTCGCAGGCGCGCATGTCACGGCCGAGCCGCGTGCGGGCCACCAGCCAGGTGAACAGCGCCAGCAGCACGACGGTGGTGATCACCACGATGATCTGGATGTTGGACACGCGGATGGCGAAACCGTCAGCGCCTTCATGCAACGTATAGCCCCCGGTGATGATCGGCGGCACGGGCTTCACGCGCGCGCCTTGCGACACTTGCGAGAAATTCGTCAGCACGAAAGACATGCCGATGGCCGACAGCATCGGCGCGAGGCGGAAGGATTGGCGCAGCGGTCGATAGGCGATGCGTTCGATGGTCCAGCCATAGAGCGAGGTGATCGCCATCGAGACCAGCAATACCAGCAGCAGAATGACCGGTACCGCGGTGAGACCGATGGAGACGAGAATGAGAAAGGTGATCAGCGCGATGAAGCCGCCGATCATGAAGATATCGCCATGGGCGAAATTGATCATACCCACGATGCCGTAGACCATCGTGTAGCCGATGGCGATCAGGCCGTAAATCGAGCCGAGCACGAGACCGTTGATCAGTTGCTGGGCGAAATAATCCATAGACCCGTATCGAGCTGTCGTTCTGTCTGCGCCGATGCCAAAACCCCGACAGCCGGAATCTCGCGGTCGCTGCTCCATTTTCTAACAGCGCTTTTGCGGAGACAGCAACAGGGGCAGGTGCGGCTAAGTTGAGCTGTCCCTGCCGTTTTTCGCTGCAACGCAACCGGTTCCGCCGTCACATTCACCCAGCGAAATCGCCTTGCAAATGACATGTGGGAACTGAAACGATTTGTCCTGACATGCGTTGTGAGGCGGCTGGGCGGTTCAATCGAGGAGAACGGCAAGTGTCGAAAAATCAGAGCCAGAACAATCAGGACCAGCGTACCCCCGGGCAGCAGACCCAGAATCCCGGCCAGGGGCATCAGGGCCAGCAGGGCGGGCAGCACCGTCCGGGCCAGCAGCAGGACCCGCGGCAAGGTAATCCGGGTCAGCGTTCCTAGGGAACGAGCGTTCCAAGCCTCTTGAAGAAGGGCCCCGCCGAAAGGCGGGGCTTTTCTTTTGGCAAGCAAAAATTCCGCCGCTTCCCCACCTTTTGAAAATTAAGGTTACCAATCGGTTTACGTTGTCGCAGACTGGGGCGCGGCGTTAGCTCGCCGTCAACCATTCGGCTCGCGCGCGAGTCGCAGACAAGGCGTTGGCGGTATGTCCGAGCACAGCATTTCCCGGGACGGCATTTCGCAGGACAACTGGTCTGCGCAGGGCACGATCCAGACCTGGCGGCTCAGTACGGTCACCGGCGCGCTGCTTGCCTGCTATTTCATCCCGACCTGGACCATCTTCGCCCTCCGCATCATGGTCTCGCCGATCCAGGGATTTTACGAACGTCCGAACATCTCGCTGGCACTGTTTCTGAGCGATGTCCTGCAGCTCTCGAGCTTCGGCACCGTGCGCTATGCGTGGCTGCTGGCGCTCGCCAAGCTGACGGTGGTTGCATTCTTCGCCGTGTTCCTCGTCTTCATCACGCAGCCGAAAGTCCGCAAGACCGGCGGCTGCGATGAGGCGCTGGCGATGGCGCTCGGCATCGGCGGCGCGATTTCCTTTGCCGGCATGGCGATGGCGTGGCGGGTCGGCGAACTCGCCGCCATGCGGCTGCACATCACCGAGCTCCTGCTGATGCTCGGCGTCGCCATCGTGATGGCGTTCGAGCCGCCGATGCGCCGCGAGGCAGTCCAGCTGCCTGAATGGTCGGGCGAAGATCCCGGCGAAGCGCCGTCGTTGCACAAGGCGAATGCAGCCTAGATCTTCAGGCCCAGTTCCTTGATCACCGCGGCGGCTTCCTTGGTGGCATGATTGGCTGCGGGAACGCCGCAATAGATCGCCTGTTGCAGCAGGATTTCCTTGATGTCGTCCGGCGTGAAGCCGCCTTCGGTGAGGGCGGCGCGCACATGCATGCGGAATTCATCCCATTGGCCGAGCGCCAGCATGGTGCCGATCACCAGCACGCGCCGCGTACGATCGTCGAAATGGGGCCGAGTCCAGATCTCGCCCCAGGCATAGCGGCTGATCAGATCGAGGAAGTCGGCATTGAAGCTGTTCTTGCCGGCAGCCGATTTGTCGACCCAGGCATCGCCGAGAATTTTGCGACGCTTGGCGGTGCCGTTCTCGGCGCGTTGTTGTTCGTCCATGTGTGTAACTCCGCACACGAATTGATTTGTATTCCAGGCGATGGCCGTGCGCTCCCTCGCGCCCCTTGCGGGGAGAGGTTAAGATCAACGCTGTGTCAGGAAGCCGACCACAGCTTCGGTGAAGGCGTGACTCTGCTCAACGTTGGAAATATGCGCGGCGTCCAGCAGCGTCATGTTGGCGCCAGGAATGTTGGCACGGATGAATTCGCTCGCCGATACCGGCGTTGCATTGTCCTGCTTGCCGGCGATGACCAGCACCGGGCTCTTGATCTTGGGCAGCAGCGCGCGCTGGTCGAGCGTGCTGAGCGCCTCGCAGGCGGCGAGATAACCTTCCACAGGGGTGGCCAGCAGCATCGCCTTCATCTTTGCGGTGGCCTCCGGCTCGCGCTCGCGGAAATCGGCGGTGAGCCAACCACCGATAACCGCATCGGCGACGACTGCGAGACCGCCCTCGCGCACGGCCTTGATGCGGTTATGCCAGTTGGTCGGGTCCGGATAATAGCAGCTGGTATTGGCGAGGATCATCTTGTTGAAGCGATCCGGCGCATTAGCACCCAGCCATTGCCCGACCATGCCGCCCATCGACAGGCCGCACCAATGCACCTTGTCGATATTGAGATCGTCGAGGATCGCGAGCACATCCTTGCCGTAGCGCTCCATCGACACCGGGCCGTTCATGCCCGACTTGCCATGGCCGCGGCGGTCATAGCGGACCACGCGGAACAGTTTTGTGAGCGCCGGCATCTGCGGTTCCCACATGGCCATGGTGCAGCCAAGCGAATTCGACAGCATCAGGGTCGGCCCGCTGTCGCGGCCTTCGACGGAAACATTCAGCAGGCAGCCGTCGGCGTCGATCATGGGCATCGGAAAACTCCGTCGTTCTTAGTGCTTGAGTGAAGTCAGCAGACGATCGATCAGGGCCTGGGAGGCGCCCTGATAGTCCATCGGCTCGAACAGTTTGGCGATTGCATCGGCACTGAGCTGTGCCGTGACCTTCGGATCGGCAGCCAGCACGTCGCGCAGATGCTTGCTCTCGGCGCCGGCCTTCTTGCTGGCCGCTTCAACCAGATGATGGGCGTCGCTCTTGCCGAGCTTTTCGGCGAGCGCAAAGGTCACGGCCTCGGCCATGATCAGGCCGTGCGCCAAGTCGAGATTGCTGCGCATCCTCTCCGCGTCGACCTCCAGCCCTTCGGCGATATCGACGACCGCAGCAAGCGCGCCAGACGTCACCAGGAGCAGTTGCGGCAATGTCGGCCATTCCGCATGCCACGGTCCGGCGCTGCGTTCGTGATCCTGCACCTGCGCGGCGAAGATCGTGGCGGCGAGATTGGGGGCCATGGT
Coding sequences within:
- a CDS encoding carboxymuconolactone decarboxylase family protein gives rise to the protein MDEQQRAENGTAKRRKILGDAWVDKSAAGKNSFNADFLDLISRYAWGEIWTRPHFDDRTRRVLVIGTMLALGQWDEFRMHVRAALTEGGFTPDDIKEILLQQAIYCGVPAANHATKEAAAVIKELGLKI
- the livM gene encoding high-affinity branched-chain amino acid ABC transporter permease LivM → MAVASTSSKTARGLDATFILKKAVISALVALVLFSLMIGVRTEAGPTGQLVYWTRFGDLAAMVATVFGGSILIELLRHWWGPVETVRAMPPSATRALSFAGRALVPVLLIFTFLVPVIFYNERYILDLGILVLTYVMLGWGLNIVVGLAGLLDLGYVAFYAVGAYSYALLATTFGWSFWICLPLAGILAAFFGILLGFPVLRLRGDYLAIVTLAFGEIIRLVLLNWQSLTGGPNGISGVPRPSMFGIPLTPGDDGLAALLGIDFSPTHRIVFLFYLILALALITNWATIRLRRLPIGRAWEALREDEVACRALGINTTTTKLTAFAIGAMFGGFAGAFFATRQGFISPESFTFHESALVLAIVVLGGMGSQLGVALAALALIGGFELFRGLEQFRMLVFGMSMVFLMIWRPRGLIGHRAPTVYLERNQAISSEFVKEGAG
- a CDS encoding ABC transporter permease subunit is translated as MDYFAQQLINGLVLGSIYGLIAIGYTMVYGIVGMINFAHGDIFMIGGFIALITFLILVSIGLTAVPVILLLVLLVSMAITSLYGWTIERIAYRPLRQSFRLAPMLSAIGMSFVLTNFSQVSQGARVKPVPPIITGGYTLHEGADGFAIRVSNIQIIVVITTVVLLALFTWLVARTRLGRDMRACEQDQKMASLLGVDVDRTISMTFVIGAALAAVAGMMYLLYYGLVDFFMGFVAGIKAFTAAVLGGIGSLPGAMLGGLLIGLIETLWSAYFSTEYKDVAAFSILIVVLIFLPTGLLGRPEVEKV
- the pcaD gene encoding 3-oxoadipate enol-lactonase, whose amino-acid sequence is MPMIDADGCLLNVSVEGRDSGPTLMLSNSLGCTMAMWEPQMPALTKLFRVVRYDRRGHGKSGMNGPVSMERYGKDVLAILDDLNIDKVHWCGLSMGGMVGQWLGANAPDRFNKMILANTSCYYPDPTNWHNRIKAVREGGLAVVADAVIGGWLTADFREREPEATAKMKAMLLATPVEGYLAACEALSTLDQRALLPKIKSPVLVIAGKQDNATPVSASEFIRANIPGANMTLLDAAHISNVEQSHAFTEAVVGFLTQR